A part of Misgurnus anguillicaudatus chromosome 6, ASM2758022v2, whole genome shotgun sequence genomic DNA contains:
- the ribc2 gene encoding RIB43A-like with coiled-coils protein 2, producing the protein MSYVEHLCDRTEALQFDRRKTREEQRKEKIFNDKVRTTGVDKDALDQQVKERREQEQREADEFNAYANDLMFGDRVACILDQRQKKDERLLNEAITQFRQQFQQATSRREFDLNDPELLKKQEGMEILPGLTGEDLALSDRLRKQKDQLRAWCIQQQQEREQTKQQLKQQVHQYDQSRLSLDNRALELQKMEEQCKKAAAAATKDFNLALAAEIRQRRLQERREEEENNQTDILNQLNGDLLTENPEQSASVLGLSRLRRDCYKGMTPKELQHYTQYQQQQAEEKKRASLQQREKEMQEYNSRMASARTALLLERQQARANKEMRRALDNTNTRLAQDHDAQQKHLQEVYTNIPDDHYFAQFKSSNR; encoded by the exons ATGAGCTACGTTGAACATCTTTGTGACCGAACCGAAGCTTTACAATTTGACAGAAGAAAAACCAGAGAGGAACAACGCAAAGAGAAGATTTTCAATGATAAAGTTCGGACGACGGGA GTTGATAAAGATGCCCTCGACCAACAAGTTAAAGAAAGAAGAGAACAAGAGCAACGAGAAGCGGATGAATTTAACGCTTACG CTAATGACCTCATGTTTGGAGATCGTGTCGCTTGTATCCTGGACCAGCGACAGAAGAAGGATGAGCGCCTTCTGAATGAAGCCATCACACAGTTCAGACAACAGTTTCAACAGGCCACCAGCAGACGTGAGTTTGATCTGAATGATCCAGAGCTGCTGAAGAAGCAGGAGGGGATGGAGATATTGCCCGGCCTTACAGGAGAAGATCTGGCCTTGTCGGACCGGCTGAGAAAGCAGAAGGATCAGCTTAGAGCATGGTGCATTCAACAGCAACAAGAACGAGAACAAACCAAACAACAGCTAAAACAACAAG TGCATCAGTATGATCAAAGCAGACTGTCTTTGGACAACCGAGCTCTTGAACTGCAAAAGATGGAGGAGCAATGCAAGAAAGCTGCAGCCGCTGCCACCAAAGACTTCAACTTGGCACTG GCTGCAGAAATTAGACAGAGACGTCTTCAAGAGCGTCGAGAGGAGGAGGAAAATAACCAGACGGACATCTTGAACCAGCTTAACGGAGACCTGCTGACCGAAAACCCTGAACAGAGTGCTAGTGTGCTGGGTCTGTCTCGCCTCCGCAGGGACTGTTACAAGGGAATGACCCCGAAAGAGCTCCAACACTATACTCAATACCAGCAACAACAGGCAGAGGAGAAGAAG CGTGCTAGCCTTCAGCAGCGGGAGAAGGAGATGCAGGAGTATAACTCGCGAATGGCATCGGCCCGCACCGCATTGCTGCTTGAAAGACAGCAGGCACGGGCCAATAAGGAGATGCGCAGGGCTTTGGACAACACCAACACTCGACTGGCCCAGGACCACGATGCTCA GCAGAAACATCTTCAGGAAGTTTACACCAACATTCCCGATGATCACTACTTTGCCCAGTTTAAAAGCAGCAATAGATAA